A region of Flavobacterium indicum GPTSA100-9 = DSM 17447 DNA encodes the following proteins:
- a CDS encoding acyl carrier protein phosphodiesterase: MNYLAHIYLSGTNDFIKIGNFMADSIKGHDYENYPNEIRKGILLHRFIDSYTDNHTIYRKSKHRLHEKYGHYSGVIMDIFYDHFLAKNWSNYSNEKLEIYAQNFYQLLQDNHAILTEKIQKMMPYMIGRNWLVSYASLEGISMILFQMDYRTNHRVNMDESVVELKQYYKEFEDEFTLFFEELQQECKRYIAQNK, from the coding sequence ATGAACTATTTAGCACATATCTATTTATCAGGAACTAACGATTTTATCAAAATTGGAAATTTTATGGCAGATAGTATTAAAGGTCATGATTATGAAAACTACCCTAATGAAATTAGAAAAGGAATTTTACTCCATCGTTTTATAGATTCGTATACTGATAATCATACTATTTACAGAAAAAGTAAACACCGATTGCATGAAAAATACGGACATTATTCTGGAGTTATAATGGATATTTTTTATGATCATTTTTTAGCTAAAAATTGGTCTAACTATTCCAATGAAAAATTAGAAATTTATGCTCAAAATTTTTATCAATTACTACAAGATAATCATGCCATTTTAACTGAGAAAATTCAAAAAATGATGCCTTATATGATTGGAAGAAATTGGCTTGTTTCCTATGCCAGTTTAGAAGGAATAAGCATGATATTATTTCAGATGGATTATAGAACCAACCATAGAGTAAACATGGATGAATCTGTAGTTGAATTAAAACAATACTATAAGGAATTTGAAGATGAATTCACCTTGTTTTTTGAAGAACTACAACAAGAATGTAAACGCTATATAGCTCAAAATAAATGA
- a CDS encoding DNA alkylation repair protein, whose translation MNFTEELLHELEKNSSIENTIPMENYMKNNFKFLGIKTESRRTILKNVLLKHYTEVQENYRKLALELYASKFREVHQCAIDLVLRFIKKDFKREDKFFLESLLIQNSWWDSVDTIAKYGIGGYLKVFPDEKFSLIEKFSNSDNMWLNRTAIIFQLGFKKETDFELLKAECLKNSNSNEFFIQKAMGWALRDYGATNPQAVLQFVNENNFKPLTVKEALRKIT comes from the coding sequence ATGAATTTTACAGAAGAATTACTACATGAACTAGAAAAAAATAGTAGTATAGAAAATACCATTCCTATGGAAAATTACATGAAAAATAATTTCAAATTTCTAGGCATAAAAACAGAATCAAGACGAACAATATTAAAAAATGTCTTGCTTAAGCATTACACTGAAGTTCAAGAGAATTACAGAAAATTAGCCCTCGAATTATATGCAAGTAAATTCCGTGAAGTACACCAATGTGCTATTGATTTAGTTTTACGATTTATAAAAAAAGATTTTAAACGAGAAGATAAATTTTTTTTAGAATCCTTACTAATTCAAAATTCATGGTGGGATAGTGTTGATACAATTGCTAAATATGGAATTGGCGGTTATTTAAAAGTATTTCCTGATGAAAAATTTTCTTTAATCGAAAAATTTTCGAATTCTGACAATATGTGGTTAAACCGAACGGCGATTATTTTTCAATTGGGATTTAAAAAAGAGACCGATTTTGAATTGTTAAAAGCAGAATGTTTAAAAAATAGTAATTCGAATGAATTTTTTATTCAAAAAGCAATGGGTTGGGCTTTAAGAGATTATGGTGCAACAAACCCTCAAGCGGTCCTTCAATTTGTTAATGAAAATAACTTTAAACCATTGACGGTCAAAGAAGCACTTAGAAAAATAACTTAA